TTCACCGGAGTATTGTTTTTGTGCACTTCATAATGAAGATGAGGACCTGTGGAACGTCCTGAATTTCCGGATTTGGCAATCACCTGACCTACTTTTACCTTATCGTTTACTTTTGCGATCAATTCGGATAAATGGCCGTATAAAGTTGCCAAGCCATTTCCATGGGAAACAATTACGCAATTCCCATAACCTCCCTTCTGTCCTGAGAAAATAATGGTTCCGGCTGCGGCTGCTCTTACATCAGAACCATAAGCAACAGCAATGTCCAGACCTTTATGAAATTGCATCTGATCTGCTTCGGCAGGTGGATTATTTTTTTCTGTTGGTGCTGTTTTGGAAGATGACGGATTGGCGGCTAAGGTTTTTGTAGAGGTTGATGCAGCGGATGGAGTAGCAGCATTGGTTGCTTTTGGAGTAACCATTACTTTTACCTCTCTTTTATTTCCGTAACTGTCTGTCAATTCAATGATCTTTTCAACAGGTTCGGCTTTCACTTCCAGTTTTGGAGCTGCGGCAACTGCTGGTTTAGAATCTGCAACCGCACTTGTCCTTACGGAAGCATAGACGGTCTTAAATGGAATAGGATTTTTTCTGACTCCAAAATTGGAGGAAATATATCCGTCAGTTGGCATTCCCAATGGAACCTGCATCAGTTTTTTTTGTAAATCCATTAAATATTGACTGTAACGGTTGGCTTGTTTGGCCAGATAGACAGAGTTTGAAATACTGTCTTTACTCAGAAACATCAGCTTTTCACTCGGGAGATCTTTAGACTTCAGGAATGAGTTAAGCTGTGCTACGGTTTGATCTACTAAAGTAAGATCTGTTTTCATTTTTAAGTAATCTACACTGTCTTTTTCAGTGTTTATTTTCACAAGGTTTACTTCGTATGTTTTATCATCCTTTTCGGAAGATAACTTAGCTATAAAGATGCCTTGAGCAAAAACTACCAGTAAAAGTCCTCCCAGGAGTATATTTACCTTCTTTTTGCTGCTTAGAAATTTATTCATATTTCTTCAGTTAGTATTAAAACAGTATTAGCCTGCAAATTTAATTAAAAAACAGTTTTATGAATTATTTTTAATTAAAATTTACTTATTTCTGTATTTAACGTGGATTTAAAGGTTTAATTGTGTGAAAGTGTTAATGTTTTCAAAAAATTAGGTTTTATCACGCTCCGAAAGAGTTCTTAATTTTTTGTTTTAATATCTTTGCAGTTCACATTTCAATTATGGCGAAAAAGAAAACTATTTCAGAATCTTCAAATCCGAAAAAGAATAAAAGTGAAGTTTCCGTAG
The sequence above is drawn from the Chryseobacterium daecheongense genome and encodes:
- a CDS encoding peptidoglycan DD-metalloendopeptidase family protein, with the translated sequence MNKFLSSKKKVNILLGGLLLVVFAQGIFIAKLSSEKDDKTYEVNLVKINTEKDSVDYLKMKTDLTLVDQTVAQLNSFLKSKDLPSEKLMFLSKDSISNSVYLAKQANRYSQYLMDLQKKLMQVPLGMPTDGYISSNFGVRKNPIPFKTVYASVRTSAVADSKPAVAAAPKLEVKAEPVEKIIELTDSYGNKREVKVMVTPKATNAATPSAASTSTKTLAANPSSSKTAPTEKNNPPAEADQMQFHKGLDIAVAYGSDVRAAAAGTIIFSGQKGGYGNCVIVSHGNGLATLYGHLSELIAKVNDKVKVGQVIAKSGNSGRSTGPHLHYEVHKNNTPVNPKLFMNL